A single genomic interval of Cupriavidus necator harbors:
- the alc gene encoding allantoicase: MIRQRSEPSEAFLRSERAYVDLADERLGATVVAASDEWYAPASRMLNPKAANYYYHDDEGMRWVDGWETSRRRKAGNEWCVIKLGRPGQITAIGFDTSFYTGNYPLAASVQACAISADDDIADVEWTALVPATELAGDSQRLVSVDARGVFTHVRLNIFPDGGMARFRVFGLVQLPEALGPAGQCDLAALENGARIVGCSDTHFGAVRAMIAPGPSVEWGKGWETRRLRKPGHDWAVIALAAPGTLERVLVDTTYYTGNFPAAFSLQGACLESATDEVVLNQAMYWPELVGRSNLKGGCQNAVELSAALRDTLVTHVRLNIYPDGGVTRLRLLGAPGLIAR; encoded by the coding sequence ATGATTCGGCAGCGTTCGGAACCTTCGGAAGCGTTCCTTCGCAGTGAACGGGCGTACGTGGATCTGGCGGATGAGCGTCTGGGCGCGACAGTCGTAGCGGCGTCCGACGAGTGGTATGCGCCGGCATCGCGCATGCTCAACCCGAAAGCGGCGAACTACTACTATCACGATGACGAAGGGATGCGCTGGGTAGATGGATGGGAGACGTCTCGTCGACGCAAGGCTGGCAACGAATGGTGTGTTATCAAGCTTGGCCGGCCAGGCCAGATCACCGCGATAGGATTCGACACCAGCTTCTACACCGGCAACTATCCTTTGGCCGCGTCAGTGCAAGCCTGCGCCATTTCGGCGGATGACGATATCGCCGATGTCGAATGGACCGCGCTCGTGCCCGCGACCGAGCTTGCCGGGGACAGCCAACGACTGGTTTCAGTCGACGCAAGAGGGGTCTTCACACATGTCCGGCTGAACATTTTTCCGGACGGCGGGATGGCTCGCTTTCGTGTCTTTGGGCTGGTCCAACTGCCGGAGGCGCTCGGTCCGGCTGGCCAGTGCGATCTGGCGGCACTGGAAAACGGTGCCCGCATTGTAGGTTGCAGTGATACGCACTTCGGCGCGGTACGGGCCATGATTGCGCCAGGTCCCTCAGTGGAATGGGGCAAGGGCTGGGAAACCAGGCGTCTGAGGAAGCCGGGGCATGACTGGGCCGTGATTGCCTTGGCGGCACCGGGGACGCTGGAGCGCGTCCTGGTCGATACGACCTACTACACGGGCAACTTTCCTGCCGCCTTTTCGCTGCAAGGCGCATGCCTCGAAAGTGCCACCGACGAGGTGGTTCTGAACCAGGCGATGTACTGGCCGGAACTGGTAGGGCGCAGTAACCTGAAGGGCGGATGCCAGAATGCTGTCGAGCTGAGCGCGGCGCTTCGGGATACGCTCGTCACCCATGTCAGACTGAATATCTACCCCGACGGCGGAGTGACAAGACTCCGGCTCCTGGGAGCGCCTGGACTGATTGCGCGCTGA
- a CDS encoding DUF3830 family protein translates to MDIEMKAGPYSFLARLEQDLSPAACDWLMERLPAQWEFLQGRWSGHAVFARLGGTAKHIGNGGISRPAVGQILLYGGNDDVGGELLIPYGPTRFACPSGELSGHHVLTVTTGQERLADLGALIHERGGLSISYRRCSRPWS, encoded by the coding sequence ATGGATATCGAGATGAAGGCGGGTCCCTATTCCTTTCTGGCAAGACTTGAGCAAGACCTCTCGCCGGCAGCATGTGACTGGTTGATGGAGAGGTTGCCGGCTCAATGGGAGTTCCTGCAAGGGCGCTGGAGCGGCCATGCGGTTTTCGCTCGCCTGGGAGGAACCGCAAAGCATATCGGCAATGGAGGCATATCGCGGCCAGCCGTGGGCCAGATTCTGCTCTATGGAGGGAATGACGATGTAGGCGGAGAACTCTTGATTCCTTACGGGCCTACGCGCTTTGCCTGCCCCAGCGGCGAACTGTCTGGCCACCACGTGCTTACGGTGACGACAGGGCAAGAGCGGCTCGCCGATCTCGGCGCACTCATTCATGAGCGGGGAGGCCTTTCCATTTCATATCGGCGCTGTTCCAGGCCTTGGAGCTAA
- a CDS encoding MFS transporter, translating to MRVLRQPRVAAYYLIHTSAQIGTWVQQVVVGWYAWEQTHSELLLGILIFVQFAPSFVVSPLAGILVDRGKVRQVVRIADATCGLTSLVLAALAVTGNLTIFALLACALLVGICGSFSQPARQVLLTKLVEKTEIASAVSVNSVSMNIARSVGPLGAAYLITNNLSFFAFALSGVTALADAMFVRVLSGNDGETKPVRPPRRESFLVTLKGAFTAVLDDRSMRLVFLVYLAYAMLGRPVIDMLPAIVDSILRQDARVLGNINALFGVLAIAAGLLLSLVSHIRTLLKVQVISLVFLASGTAMLSLSSSELGGYFAIGIFALGQAAVNICSSAFAQMQAVETHKGRVVALHVMTFRAGAAVGGLLVGYVAGLMGLANAMIAIAACLSIVFACAIGTAMRFRG from the coding sequence ATGAGAGTTCTTCGCCAGCCGCGGGTTGCTGCCTATTACCTGATTCATACCTCGGCCCAGATTGGGACATGGGTTCAGCAGGTGGTCGTGGGATGGTACGCATGGGAGCAAACTCATTCTGAACTGCTGCTCGGCATTCTGATCTTCGTCCAGTTTGCACCATCCTTCGTCGTATCCCCGCTCGCGGGGATACTGGTCGACCGAGGCAAGGTCAGGCAAGTCGTCCGCATCGCTGATGCGACCTGTGGTCTGACGTCCTTAGTCCTGGCGGCGCTTGCCGTCACCGGAAACCTGACGATTTTCGCGTTGCTTGCGTGTGCGCTACTCGTCGGGATATGCGGAAGCTTTTCGCAGCCGGCCCGCCAGGTATTGCTCACCAAGCTGGTCGAGAAGACCGAAATCGCCAGTGCTGTGTCGGTGAACTCTGTCTCGATGAATATCGCACGTTCTGTCGGCCCGCTTGGGGCGGCGTACTTGATAACGAACAATCTCTCGTTTTTTGCGTTCGCGTTGAGTGGCGTCACCGCACTGGCAGATGCCATGTTTGTGCGAGTTCTCTCCGGAAATGACGGTGAGACCAAGCCAGTACGGCCGCCCAGGCGGGAATCCTTCCTCGTAACGCTGAAGGGTGCATTCACCGCAGTCCTTGACGACCGATCCATGCGCCTGGTCTTCCTGGTCTACCTTGCGTATGCGATGCTGGGTCGCCCCGTTATCGACATGCTGCCGGCAATCGTCGACAGCATCCTGCGACAGGATGCAAGGGTGCTCGGCAATATCAATGCATTGTTTGGAGTCCTTGCTATTGCGGCTGGCCTCTTGCTTTCGCTTGTCAGTCACATTCGGACGCTGCTGAAGGTCCAGGTGATTTCGCTTGTCTTTCTCGCCTCAGGCACCGCAATGCTTTCGCTATCGTCCTCGGAACTAGGCGGTTATTTCGCCATCGGGATTTTTGCGCTCGGTCAGGCCGCTGTGAACATCTGCTCAAGTGCATTCGCTCAAATGCAAGCCGTTGAGACGCATAAGGGTAGGGTAGTCGCGCTCCACGTCATGACGTTTCGCGCCGGCGCTGCCGTGGGTGGCTTGCTCGTTGGATATGTGGCAGGGCTGATGGGCCTGGCGAACGCCATGATAGCCATCGCTGCGTGCCTATCCATCGTGTTCGCGTGTGCCATCGGAACCGCCATGCGTTTCCGCGGTTGA
- a CDS encoding ABC transporter ATP-binding protein, translating to MLLEVENLSIKLPLENRRTLHAVRNVSLKIDKGECLGVVGESGSGKSLTALSIPRLLPRRAQCSADTLRVNGLDLTSMSERDLASTVRGTQVGYIFQEPMTALNPVYSIGRQLTETMRRHQAVAGDHARRRAIELLERVGIASPAKRMTSFPHEFSGGQRQRIMIAMALMNRPQLLIADEPTTALDVTVQKQILDLLDDLRRELGMGLLLISHNLGAVASVADNVAVMYAGEIVEAAPTSTLFAASRHPYTQGLLRSIPDLGKHEAGTLLPTLPGTVQSFYSQPASCVFERRCKYAFARCGLEAPKLRAYDKKHSGACHLASAPQPEEVETPMAMLRRPAGDVLLEAKDISMTYQVRGGLFKPRLSLKAVVDVSLRLQKGRTLAIVGESGCGKSTLARMLLGLEQPVSGEVLLDERPIGAYEPAQRAALVQTVFQDPYSSLNPSRSVSEIVRRPLDLSAAMPAAQRDAHVTSLLGKVGLPTRLHHASPGQLSGGQRQRVAIARALATNPALIVCDEPTSALDVSVQAQILNLLLQLRKEFQLTLVFISHDLAVVGHMADEIAVMYLGEVVEYGPAEQVLGNPAHPYTKALLASTPTLVRREQDEANRILAGVANPMQRPEGCCFSPRCPYRSDVCNERPALSEYGDGRAVRCHYANSLVEADSSLMQDTYSRNDMGVESMTLRA from the coding sequence ATGCTTCTTGAAGTAGAGAATCTCAGCATCAAGCTGCCGCTGGAGAACAGGCGCACATTGCATGCTGTCCGTAACGTCAGCCTCAAAATCGACAAGGGAGAGTGCCTCGGAGTAGTCGGTGAGTCAGGTTCCGGCAAGTCGCTAACTGCGCTTTCGATTCCACGATTGCTGCCACGGCGCGCACAGTGCTCGGCTGACACGCTGCGCGTAAATGGCCTGGACCTGACCAGCATGTCTGAGCGCGACCTGGCGAGCACCGTGCGAGGGACTCAGGTTGGATACATCTTCCAGGAGCCAATGACGGCCTTGAACCCCGTCTACAGCATCGGCAGGCAGTTGACGGAGACAATGCGGCGCCACCAGGCGGTGGCCGGCGACCATGCCCGCAGACGCGCGATTGAGCTGCTGGAGCGGGTGGGTATTGCCTCGCCGGCCAAGCGTATGACATCGTTCCCGCATGAGTTCTCCGGTGGGCAACGCCAGCGCATCATGATTGCCATGGCGCTCATGAATCGCCCGCAGCTGCTCATCGCCGACGAGCCCACTACGGCCCTGGATGTCACGGTCCAAAAGCAGATCCTGGACTTGTTGGATGACCTGCGTCGAGAGCTCGGCATGGGATTGCTGCTGATCTCCCACAATTTGGGGGCCGTAGCATCAGTCGCCGACAACGTTGCCGTCATGTACGCCGGAGAAATCGTAGAAGCCGCACCGACGAGCACACTCTTCGCCGCATCGCGGCATCCCTATACGCAGGGCCTGCTACGGTCGATCCCGGACCTTGGGAAGCATGAGGCCGGCACTCTGCTTCCTACACTACCGGGCACCGTCCAGTCTTTCTATTCCCAGCCAGCCAGCTGCGTCTTCGAGCGTCGGTGCAAGTACGCATTCGCCAGATGCGGTCTCGAAGCGCCGAAGCTTCGTGCCTACGACAAGAAGCACTCTGGTGCATGTCACCTTGCCAGCGCCCCGCAGCCGGAGGAAGTCGAGACACCTATGGCTATGTTGCGGAGGCCGGCGGGAGATGTACTGCTGGAAGCAAAGGACATCTCCATGACGTACCAGGTCCGCGGCGGCCTGTTCAAGCCACGGCTCTCGCTCAAGGCTGTGGTTGACGTGTCCTTGCGTCTTCAGAAGGGCCGGACACTGGCCATCGTGGGTGAGTCGGGATGCGGGAAGTCCACGCTTGCTCGGATGCTTCTCGGGTTGGAGCAGCCAGTTTCAGGAGAAGTGCTGCTCGATGAACGTCCCATTGGAGCGTATGAGCCCGCGCAGCGGGCAGCCCTTGTGCAGACCGTATTTCAGGATCCCTACTCATCGCTCAATCCGAGTCGCAGTGTGAGCGAGATTGTACGGCGGCCGCTTGACCTGTCTGCGGCCATGCCCGCGGCACAACGTGACGCGCACGTGACCAGCTTGCTCGGGAAGGTCGGTCTGCCAACCCGGCTTCACCACGCTTCACCCGGGCAGCTCTCCGGTGGGCAGCGCCAACGCGTTGCAATTGCACGTGCCCTTGCAACCAACCCGGCATTGATTGTCTGCGACGAGCCGACGTCGGCGCTGGATGTCTCGGTTCAAGCTCAGATCCTGAACCTTCTGCTGCAACTTCGGAAGGAGTTTCAGCTGACGCTGGTGTTTATCAGCCATGACCTCGCTGTGGTGGGTCATATGGCAGATGAGATTGCCGTGATGTATCTGGGTGAAGTCGTCGAATATGGACCTGCCGAGCAGGTTCTGGGAAATCCGGCCCATCCCTATACCAAAGCGCTGCTCGCAAGTACGCCGACCTTGGTGCGGCGGGAACAGGATGAAGCGAATCGAATCCTGGCGGGCGTTGCGAACCCAATGCAAAGGCCGGAAGGCTGCTGCTTCTCCCCGCGGTGCCCGTATCGGTCGGACGTGTGCAATGAACGGCCGGCGTTGAGCGAGTATGGGGACGGGCGTGCTGTCCGGTGCCATTACGCGAACTCGCTGGTCGAGGCCGATTCATCTTTGATGCAGGATACTTATTCTCGCAATGACATGGGTGTGGAGTCCATGACTTTGCGAGCATGA
- a CDS encoding ABC transporter permease: protein MTDIALTTEVSASSNAERRDSLPKRILRNRSVRIGGGVVLAYIMVALFGPLIWTTDPYAQDLMMRLRPPAWDARGALQHPLGTDQLGRDVLARLLEGARVSLTIGFCAASIGAVIGITLGSIAGYFGRLVDHAVMFGLTCKLALPSLLLAMTLIYFIQPSLTTVVCVIGLMHWTLYLVVTRSATQRIRELDYVKASKLAGASARQIIVWDILPNLAGSLLVVFTAEVAVSILAEASLSFLGVGVPSPIPSWGLMISEGKAVMFLNPWIVLLPGASLFLLVIGVNLLGDGLRDVIQPQTRD from the coding sequence ATGACCGATATTGCTCTGACTACGGAAGTAAGCGCCTCATCGAATGCTGAAAGGCGCGACAGTCTGCCAAAACGAATCCTTCGCAACCGAAGCGTGCGCATTGGTGGTGGGGTGGTACTTGCCTACATCATGGTTGCGCTTTTCGGGCCGCTGATTTGGACGACAGACCCATACGCGCAGGATCTGATGATGCGACTGCGCCCGCCGGCTTGGGATGCCAGGGGCGCACTCCAGCATCCGCTCGGCACGGACCAGCTGGGTAGAGACGTTCTTGCGCGCCTGCTCGAGGGCGCGCGAGTATCGCTCACCATTGGCTTCTGCGCCGCGTCTATCGGCGCCGTCATCGGAATAACGTTGGGTTCGATCGCCGGATACTTCGGGCGCCTGGTTGACCACGCTGTCATGTTCGGCCTTACGTGCAAGCTTGCGCTTCCGAGCTTGCTCCTGGCGATGACTCTGATCTATTTCATTCAGCCGTCGCTCACGACCGTCGTCTGCGTTATCGGGCTGATGCACTGGACGCTCTATCTGGTCGTGACGCGCAGCGCAACGCAGCGGATTCGAGAACTGGACTATGTCAAGGCATCGAAATTGGCTGGCGCCAGTGCTCGCCAAATCATCGTCTGGGACATCCTGCCCAACCTGGCTGGGTCGCTATTGGTCGTATTCACTGCGGAAGTGGCGGTTTCTATCCTGGCAGAAGCGTCGCTGTCGTTCCTTGGCGTCGGAGTGCCTTCGCCCATCCCGTCCTGGGGGTTGATGATCTCGGAAGGCAAGGCGGTGATGTTCCTCAATCCATGGATTGTCTTGCTGCCCGGCGCATCTCTCTTTCTTCTCGTGATAGGCGTGAACCTGCTCGGCGATGGGTTGCGCGATGTCATCCAGCCACAGACTCGGGATTGA
- a CDS encoding ABC transporter permease produces MAIAVALTASIVTFALLNFAVDPAAAIVGDTDDPAVIAQVRADLGLDRPASERYVTWVGGLLKGDLGVSYVMKQPVMEIILEHAPVTIRLALSGMLVTILIGLPLGVAAALRPGSWIDRTALSVAAAIQAAPNFWVGLLFILFFAVHLGLLPVSGDDSWQSYIMPAVILGKGAVPNVMRLTRSGLMEVLSADFIRTARAKGFFGWSLLRRHALRNAILPVVSVLAIELGNKLGGSVVTEVVFAMNGLGRLALNSVLTGDIPTLQMLVLVFAVMFVLMTFVSDVLNAWLDPRIRLA; encoded by the coding sequence TTGGCAATCGCCGTCGCCTTGACGGCGTCGATTGTCACCTTTGCGCTGCTCAACTTTGCCGTCGACCCGGCCGCGGCTATCGTTGGCGATACCGATGACCCGGCCGTAATCGCGCAAGTCCGCGCAGACCTCGGGTTGGACAGGCCCGCTTCAGAGCGGTACGTGACATGGGTGGGCGGGCTGTTAAAAGGTGACCTGGGCGTCAGCTATGTCATGAAGCAGCCAGTCATGGAAATTATCCTCGAGCATGCACCGGTCACCATCCGACTGGCGCTGAGCGGGATGCTGGTCACCATCCTGATCGGCCTGCCACTTGGTGTCGCTGCCGCACTGCGGCCAGGCAGCTGGATAGACCGCACCGCGCTCTCAGTCGCAGCCGCCATACAGGCCGCCCCGAATTTCTGGGTAGGACTGTTGTTCATCCTGTTTTTCGCCGTTCACCTCGGCTTGCTTCCGGTGTCCGGAGACGACTCGTGGCAGAGCTACATTATGCCGGCGGTGATTCTCGGCAAAGGTGCGGTCCCGAATGTCATGCGGCTGACCAGGTCGGGGCTGATGGAAGTACTTTCGGCGGACTTTATCCGGACCGCCCGGGCAAAAGGGTTCTTCGGCTGGAGCCTTCTGCGTCGCCACGCCTTGCGTAACGCGATTCTTCCGGTGGTGAGCGTGCTCGCCATCGAACTGGGGAACAAGCTGGGAGGATCGGTCGTTACCGAGGTCGTCTTTGCCATGAATGGATTGGGCCGGTTGGCACTGAATTCAGTGCTTACCGGTGACATCCCTACCTTACAGATGCTGGTGCTTGTCTTCGCGGTGATGTTTGTGCTGATGACTTTTGTGTCAGACGTCCTCAACGCCTGGCTTGACCCACGAATTAGGCTTGCATGA
- a CDS encoding ABC transporter substrate-binding protein — protein sequence MKRVRSSLAGLSILWGCFSPIAADAKPADGTLVAAVAREILVLDNFNSTSRENEILSLLIDDSLFYIDPATQQPTPLLAKSYRYLEPTVLEVTLREDIQFHDGSKVTADDVIYTFQSIINPKSTAKKGDQFKRWLAKVEKGEAPGTVVFRMKGANPLALHFLATTGRVVKSGTYDKAGTPSGLDVEAQSRKMVGTGPYKVTSFLPGREVVLEKFAGYRKESPKGTPEIPRIRIKVIPDYATQVAEVLSGGVHWTYNIPTDIADEVGSTKQAVFVASPSMRIGFIVLDAAGRTGKDNPFTKLKVRQALNYAVDREALTRQLIRGRSAPAYTPCLPIQFGCAQDVTKYNYNIAKAKQLLTEAGYPNGLQFDLWASREKETLEAVVAMWRKAGINANLRVAKSPAVLKARDENQISAYFENNGSLGVADAGALLPNLFGKGSPSDFHHDQRLYLSLEQFLSTTDIPARKELGREAVSRILDQAYWVPLFEFTQNFVLAPDLNFPQAADGMPRLYLATWKAKK from the coding sequence ATGAAACGAGTTCGCAGCAGCTTGGCAGGCCTCTCCATCCTATGGGGATGTTTCTCACCGATTGCCGCGGACGCCAAGCCCGCAGACGGCACGCTTGTCGCAGCGGTCGCGAGAGAAATATTGGTATTGGACAATTTCAACTCCACCTCTCGCGAGAACGAAATCCTCAGTCTCCTGATTGACGATTCTCTCTTCTACATCGACCCGGCGACGCAGCAGCCGACGCCCTTGCTGGCAAAGAGCTACCGATATCTCGAACCGACCGTTCTTGAAGTCACCCTGCGTGAGGACATCCAGTTCCATGACGGCAGCAAAGTGACAGCCGACGACGTCATCTATACATTCCAGTCCATCATCAATCCCAAAAGCACTGCCAAGAAGGGGGATCAGTTCAAGCGATGGCTGGCGAAAGTAGAGAAGGGGGAAGCGCCTGGTACCGTGGTGTTCAGAATGAAGGGCGCGAATCCTCTGGCGCTGCATTTTCTGGCAACGACAGGTCGGGTTGTCAAGAGCGGAACGTACGACAAAGCGGGGACGCCCAGCGGCCTGGATGTCGAGGCGCAGTCGCGAAAAATGGTGGGGACTGGCCCCTATAAAGTCACCTCGTTCCTGCCCGGACGAGAAGTCGTGCTGGAAAAGTTTGCCGGCTATCGCAAGGAATCCCCGAAAGGCACGCCAGAAATCCCGCGCATTCGCATCAAGGTGATTCCAGACTACGCAACTCAGGTAGCGGAGGTTCTTTCCGGCGGCGTTCATTGGACATACAACATTCCAACGGACATTGCCGATGAGGTTGGAAGTACCAAGCAAGCAGTCTTTGTGGCGTCGCCGTCCATGCGCATCGGCTTCATCGTGCTGGACGCGGCCGGGCGCACCGGCAAGGACAATCCTTTTACCAAGCTGAAGGTACGTCAGGCCCTCAACTACGCGGTGGACCGGGAGGCTCTGACAAGGCAGCTCATTCGCGGACGTTCGGCTCCTGCCTATACCCCCTGCTTGCCGATACAGTTCGGCTGCGCCCAGGACGTCACCAAGTACAACTACAACATCGCAAAGGCGAAGCAACTTCTTACTGAGGCGGGTTATCCGAACGGACTTCAGTTTGATCTGTGGGCATCGCGTGAAAAGGAAACGCTGGAAGCTGTCGTCGCGATGTGGCGAAAGGCCGGAATCAACGCCAATCTGCGCGTCGCCAAATCGCCCGCTGTGCTCAAGGCGCGCGATGAAAACCAGATCTCAGCATATTTCGAGAACAACGGCTCCCTGGGCGTCGCGGATGCTGGCGCGCTCTTGCCCAATCTGTTCGGCAAGGGCTCGCCCAGTGACTTCCATCACGACCAGCGACTGTATTTGAGTCTCGAACAGTTCCTGTCCACAACCGACATCCCAGCACGTAAGGAGCTCGGGCGGGAGGCGGTGAGTCGCATTCTTGACCAAGCCTACTGGGTACCTCTGTTTGAATTCACCCAGAACTTCGTCCTGGCGCCGGATCTGAATTTTCCGCAGGCTGCTGACGGCATGCCACGGCTGTATCTAGCCACGTGGAAGGCAAAGAAGTGA
- a CDS encoding ArsR/SmtB family transcription factor, whose protein sequence is MDYTPGISHLAALLADPGRAAMLWALMDGSARPAGELALIAGLSASSTSGHLARLTEGGLLVAETRGRNRYYRLAAPEIGVAIEALASASLASQPPRLRDVPASRTAPPALRQARTCYDHLAGELAVGLFERMTHSGWLMLDGQRVDLSGDGAQALAGLGVDVEAARRKRRQFACTCPDWSERKPHLGGALGAALLGSLLSRGWVEPTRTSRALRVTPAGQREIIRIAA, encoded by the coding sequence ATGGATTACACCCCGGGCATCAGCCACCTCGCCGCCCTGCTCGCCGATCCCGGCCGCGCGGCCATGCTGTGGGCGCTGATGGACGGCAGCGCCCGGCCCGCCGGCGAGCTGGCGCTGATCGCCGGGCTGTCGGCCTCCTCCACCAGCGGCCACCTGGCCCGCTTGACCGAAGGCGGGCTGCTGGTGGCCGAGACGCGCGGGCGCAACCGCTACTACCGCCTGGCCGCGCCGGAGATCGGCGTGGCGATCGAGGCGCTGGCGTCGGCGTCGCTGGCCAGCCAGCCGCCGCGGCTGCGCGACGTGCCGGCATCGCGCACCGCGCCACCGGCGCTGCGCCAGGCGCGCACCTGCTATGACCACCTGGCGGGCGAGCTGGCCGTGGGCCTGTTCGAGCGGATGACGCATTCGGGCTGGCTGATGCTGGACGGACAGCGCGTAGACCTGAGCGGCGACGGCGCGCAGGCGCTGGCGGGGCTGGGTGTCGACGTGGAGGCGGCGCGGCGCAAGCGGCGCCAGTTTGCCTGCACCTGCCCGGACTGGAGCGAGCGCAAGCCGCACCTGGGCGGCGCGCTTGGCGCGGCGCTGTTGGGCAGCCTGCTGTCGCGCGGCTGGGTCGAGCCTACGCGCACCTCGCGCGCGTTGCGCGTGACACCGGCGGGCCAACGCGAGATCATTCGCATCGCGGCCTAG
- a CDS encoding LysR family transcriptional regulator: protein MKTIEWKDWEIFCRVVEGGGFTQGAELAEVPKSSASAAVARLEGQLGIRLFERTTRRVRVTERGQRLYERVAPLFAELHEISAEATSDSAEVSGLLRISTPYEVGSQHLSESLTRVLRAHPGLRVQVDVSWDQPDLIRHGYDLAFVMTDTALHDTSFASKRVVLVERAFYAAPALIKTRGLPRTPQDLQGWPTLGNADDRHWEFLRDGVEIARQDVEPRICTHNAELRLKAALDGLGVTRLSPRFVQDAVGQGQLVRVLPGYASSPLKVYVLMPARKLMPASVRVLLDMLEQTLGVPEARRPYGKRRENA, encoded by the coding sequence ATGAAGACAATCGAATGGAAGGACTGGGAGATTTTTTGCCGCGTGGTGGAAGGCGGCGGCTTCACCCAGGGGGCCGAGCTGGCAGAGGTACCCAAATCTTCCGCCAGCGCCGCGGTGGCACGGCTGGAAGGCCAGCTAGGCATCCGCCTGTTCGAGCGCACCACGCGCCGCGTGCGCGTGACCGAACGCGGCCAGCGCCTGTATGAGCGCGTGGCGCCGCTGTTCGCCGAACTCCATGAAATCAGTGCCGAGGCCACCTCGGACAGCGCCGAAGTCAGCGGCCTGCTGCGCATCTCCACCCCCTATGAAGTCGGCTCCCAGCATCTGTCCGAAAGCCTGACGCGCGTGCTGCGCGCCCACCCCGGCCTGCGCGTGCAGGTCGATGTCAGCTGGGACCAGCCCGACCTGATCCGCCACGGCTACGACCTCGCGTTCGTGATGACCGACACCGCGCTGCACGACACCTCGTTCGCCAGCAAGCGCGTGGTGCTGGTTGAGCGCGCCTTCTATGCCGCGCCGGCACTGATCAAGACGCGCGGGCTGCCGCGCACGCCGCAGGACCTGCAGGGGTGGCCCACGCTGGGCAATGCCGACGACCGCCACTGGGAGTTCCTGCGCGACGGCGTGGAGATTGCACGCCAGGATGTCGAGCCGCGCATCTGCACCCATAACGCCGAGCTGCGGCTCAAGGCGGCGCTCGACGGGCTGGGCGTGACGCGGCTGTCGCCGCGCTTCGTGCAGGATGCGGTCGGTCAGGGGCAACTGGTGCGGGTGCTGCCGGGCTATGCCTCATCGCCGCTGAAGGTCTACGTGCTGATGCCGGCGCGCAAGCTGATGCCGGCCAGCGTGCGGGTGCTGCTGGACATGCTGGAGCAGACGCTGGGGGTGCCGGAGGCGCGGCGCCCGTACGGCAAGCGGAGGGAGAACGCTTAG
- a CDS encoding Zn-dependent alcohol dehydrogenase, with amino-acid sequence MKAAVLYQPKTPLIIEDVAIGKPGPREVLVRTAAVGVCHSDLHFLDGAYPYPMPAILGHEAAGVVEQVGAEVRTVKPGDHVITCLSAYCGHCEHCLTGRLSLCIEPDTRRREGEEPRLMARQGGPMNQFLNLSAFAEQMLIHEHALVAIRRDMPLDRAALIGCAVTTGMGAVIHTAKVQPGETVAVIGCGGIGLATVNSAAIAGAGRIIAIDRVPAKLELARRFGATDVIDAGNADVLDAVRTLTGGGVHHAFEAIGLKQTTEQAFAMLRRGGTATVIGMIAPGVKIELKGSDFLGEKRIQGSLMGSNRFPVDMPRMVDFYMAGRLHLDELIAQRLPLERINDAFDQLRRGELARSVILFD; translated from the coding sequence ATTATCGAAGACGTTGCCATCGGCAAGCCCGGCCCGCGCGAGGTGCTGGTGCGCACCGCCGCCGTGGGCGTGTGCCACTCGGACCTGCATTTCCTGGACGGTGCCTACCCGTACCCGATGCCGGCAATCCTGGGCCACGAGGCCGCGGGTGTGGTCGAGCAGGTCGGCGCCGAAGTGCGCACGGTCAAGCCCGGTGACCACGTGATCACCTGCCTGTCGGCCTACTGCGGCCATTGCGAACACTGCCTGACCGGCCGCCTGTCGCTGTGCATTGAGCCCGATACCCGCCGCCGCGAAGGCGAAGAGCCGCGCCTGATGGCCCGCCAGGGCGGGCCCATGAACCAGTTCCTGAACCTGTCGGCGTTCGCCGAGCAGATGCTGATCCATGAGCACGCGCTGGTGGCAATACGGCGCGACATGCCGCTGGACCGCGCCGCGCTGATCGGCTGCGCGGTCACCACCGGCATGGGCGCGGTGATCCATACCGCGAAGGTGCAGCCGGGCGAGACCGTTGCCGTGATCGGCTGCGGCGGCATCGGGCTGGCCACGGTCAACAGCGCCGCCATCGCCGGTGCCGGGCGCATCATCGCCATCGACCGCGTGCCGGCCAAGCTGGAGCTGGCGCGCAGGTTCGGCGCGACCGACGTGATCGACGCCGGCAATGCCGATGTGCTGGATGCCGTGCGCACCCTCACCGGCGGCGGCGTGCACCATGCCTTCGAGGCCATCGGCCTGAAGCAGACCACCGAGCAGGCCTTTGCCATGCTGCGCCGGGGCGGCACCGCCACGGTCATCGGCATGATCGCGCCGGGCGTCAAGATTGAACTGAAGGGCAGCGATTTCCTGGGCGAGAAGCGCATCCAGGGCTCGCTGATGGGCTCCAACCGCTTCCCGGTGGACATGCCGCGCATGGTGGACTTCTATATGGCCGGCCGCCTGCACCTGGACGAACTGATCGCGCAGCGCCTGCCGCTGGAGCGCATCAACGATGCCTTCGACCAACTGCGCCGCGGCGAGCTGGCGCGCTCGGTGATCCTGTTCGATTAA